The window CGCATCAGAATACACGACTAAAGCAGATATACCAGAGCAAACACAAAAATTATTTGTGCCAATTGGTCAAGATGGTGTAGAACGTCCAACAGCTTATACTGGCGAAGGTTGTTTCTTTAAGCTTGGTGCTTATAATCAAACCAACGGTAAATCCCCAGAAATTAATAAAAATTGGTGTTCTGGCGCAGAAACACATGGCGGTGATATTAAAAAGCAATATGCCGATGGTAATTACGCAGAAGTGTGGTTTAAAACAGGAAGTATCTCTGTAAGTGATGCTGCTGTCTCTAACGATGGGTATTTTGCTAAAAATGATTAAAAAATAAACGATTAACAAAAAACATCCCTATTTAAAAACCACTTTGCGAAAGCAAGGTGGTTTTTTTATTGAATTGACACTATAATTTTCTCTAATATTAAACTAACTTAGTAACCTTTATACTTGATTCATTAATAGGAAGAATCATACCTACTATATAATAGCCCTATTCAAAATAAAATCATGAAAAAACAACTATTACTAACATTCGTATTACTTCAGTCTTTAATTGGTGTATCACAAGTTATTTATAGCGATCAATTTAATGAAGGAATCAATAACTGCTCCTCCTCTTCCTCGTTATCATCTTCAATTAATAACGATAATCTACAAATAGTAGGAGACGGTACTGCTAATGATTGGGCTAGCTTAGGCTATTCGTTTCATAACTCTGGAAGCAGTACAATTATAAATGCGGCCTCAAATCCAAAATTATATATCAAAATTAAAGCTGAAAACAATCCGCAGGTTAGAATAGATTTAAAAGACACCAATGGCTATGTAACAAGCCTAACCCCTTCTGCAATTACAACAAATGCCAATTATCAAATCATTGAGATTGATTACAATGCCAAACTTGAAGATGGCGGATATGGTAGTTCTTGTGCTTCCGCTCCATGCGCTGTTGATGCTTCACAATTATCAGGAATTGTACTTTATTTCAATCCAGGTACAGGACAATACAATGGAACCGTAGCTATAGAATGGTTATCTATTGGAGAACCATTGGAGCAAATAACCGATTATGATGTTAGATACAATCAGTTGGGCTATTTTGTAGGGAGAAACAAAATTATTAATATCGCCTCTTTAAACAATTTTTCACCTAAAAACTTTACTATATTAAATGATAATAACGTAATTGTTTTGAGTGGTGTTACAAACACACCAGACTACTGGGATGATTCGGGTGAATATATAGCAAAGGTAGATCTCACATCAATGGATACCCCAGGGACTTACACCTTCCAAACAGATGAGATAGAGGTTTTATTTAATATAGGAGTAGATATCTATGAATCCATATCTGAAGCATCTTTGAAGTATTTCTATTATAACAGAGCTTCCACATCAATATCATCTACTTATGGAGGTGAATATGCTAGAAACATAGGACATGAAGATACTCAAATCTATGTTCATAGTTCCGCTGCTTCTCCAACACGACCTACAGGAACAATAATCTCTTCTCCAAAAGGATGGTATGATGCAGGTGACTACAACAAATACATTGTTAATAGTGGTGTTTCTACTTACACCCTTTTAGCTGCATTTGAACATTATGAGTCCTATTATACATCAAAAGCATTCAATATTCCTGAAACAGGTAATAACTTACCAGATATATTAGATGAAATTAAATGGAATTTAGACTGGATGTTAACCATGCAAGAACCTTCAGATGGTGGTGTTTACCATAAACTTACGACTTTAAATTTTTCTGGTACTCAAATGCCTGAAGATTCAAATTCAGATAGATATGTAGTACAAAAAAGTACGGCTGCCACATTAAATTTTGCTGCCGTAATGGCTATGGCTTCAAGAATCTATTCAAATTTTGACACAGAAATACCAGGCTATAGTGCAACGTTGTTAAATGCTGCGCAGGAAGCCTACACTTGGGCTATAGCAAACCCAAACATTCTGTTTTCTAACCCTGATGATGTTTCTACAGGAGAATATGGAGATTACGATATTAGTGACGAGTTTCAATGGGCAGCTGTGGAGTTATTTATCACAACTAGTGATGTACAATACAAAAATGACATCAATTTAAGCACCATAGGTAATGGTTATCCAAGTTGGCAATATGCAGATCCTTCAGCCTTAATTTCAATAATGTTTCATGAAGCATTGTTGTCTCCAGACATTGATACAAACACAGCTAGTAACTTATTATTAAGCTTTGCTGATGATTTAAAAACAACAGTTGAATCTTCTGTAATGAATACTACTATGGGACACTATAATTGGGATTATACTTGGGGTAGTAACAGTACTGCTGCCAATCAAGTTTTAATTCTAATTAGAGGATACGAAATAACCAATGACCAATCTTACTTAGATGCTGCCTACACAGCGATGGATTATTTATTAGGCAGAAATGGAACAGGTTATTGCTATGTTACTGGTTTTGGAGAAAAGTCAACATCGGATCCTCATCACAGAATTTCTGAAGCCGATGGAATCATCAATCCAATACCTGGTATGTTAGCTGGGGGACCTCATACAGGCCAACAAGATGCCTCGGGCTGTAGCGAAGCTTACCCAAGTAACTTCAATGCCGCTTCATATTTAGACAACTCGTGTTCTTATGCCTCTAATGAAGTAGCTATAAACTGGAATGCCCCCTTAGCTTACACCCTTAATGCATTACAATATTATCAAAATAAAAACGACAACACTTTAAGTACTACTGGGTTTAATAACCAAAAAGAAACCATCCGTATGTATCCAAATCCTACCAATAATGGGATTATAAGTTTCAGTACAAATGAAGCTGTTAATTACATTAAAGTTTTTGACCTAAACGGAAAACAAATTATTACAATTAACGCCATAACAAACAACACTATTGATCTAGGTAATATTAAACAAGGTTTATACTTTATAAACTTTTATACTTCCGAAGGTGTTTTTTATAAAAAATTAATAAAAAACTAAATTTTCACCAATCGTCTTTTAACCCACCTAATAATTATAGTTTGATTTAATCAGCTTAAAAACTATCAAAAATATAATTTAGCACATCTTAATAAAATAAAAAAAACCGCCATTAAGGCGGTTTTTAATCTCTGTAAAACGGGTTAAACTAACCTATTCAAAATCACAATCTTTACCTAAGCTCTCAAACTTAGCTAACTCTTCGATTAAACCGTTATTTACTTTATCAAAAACTTCGTAAGCAATTTTACCTAAAGGTAAATGTACTGGAGCTTCTTCTAATTGCGCTAATTTGTATATAGCCTGTGCAGCTTTTTCAGGATTTCCTGGTTGGTTTCCGCTTAAAGCTTGTAAACCTCTTATACGTTCTCCTACAGTACTTTCGTAATCTTCAATCTCTGTATTATCGTAAGCTGCAGAACTACCCGCCCATTCTGTTCTAAATGGTCCTGGTTCTACATTAGTTACTTTAATGTTTAATGGTTTTAATTCAGCTGCTAAAGCTTCACCAATACCTTCTAAAGCAAATTTAGAACCATTGTAGATTCCTAAACCTTGAGATCCAATACGACCTGCAATAGATGTAATATTTATAATATGTCCAGAACGTTGTTTACGCATTTCAGGTAATACCGCTCTGATGGTCGTCAAAACACCAAAAACGTTAACTTCAAATTGTCTTCTTACTTCTTCGTCAGAAATTTCTTCGACACTCCCCATAATACCATAACCAGCATTATTTACAACGACATCGATTTTTCCAAATTTATCAAAAACAGTTTTGATACCTTCGATAATCATTTCTGTAGAAGCAACATCTATAAGTACTCCAAAAGAATTCCCTGGGTTTTCATTGTTAAATGCTTCTACTTGGTCTTGTTTTCTAAAAGTCCCTACCACGATTTGTCCTTGTGATAATACTTCTTTAGCTAACTGTTTACCTAATCCTGATGATACACCAGTAATAAACCATACTTTTTTGTCTTTACTCATTTTTTGTTATATTGAAATGTTTTGTAAGTAATTGAAATGTTTTTTTGCAAAATTACTAAAATTTTACTATCCCTTTGGTCTTAAAAGTACTATAATGATGTTAAATCTATGTAAAATGATAGGTTTAGTTTATTTTATACTTTTCAAATGTAATAGACAGTAAAACTATTGTTTTAAATGAAGCTTGATATTACCAGATTTTTCAACTATTTTCGTTTCACTTGCACTATAATTTATTAAAATATAATCATATTTGCTAAAGACGGTAACCAAATGAACATAGATAATAGCAAACCCCAAATTGAGAAACAGAAACAATCAACATCAGAATTAGTATCTGCGACCAAATCAGAGTCGGATAACAATCTGCAGAAACCAACTAAACGTATCAGGAAACCTGCTACTGAAGCCCAATTAAGTAATCCGTTTCACGGGGTAAAATTAGTGCAAGTATTAGAGCGTCTAGTAGCACATTATGGTTGGGATTATCTTGGGGAGCAGGTTAACATTAGATGTTTTATATATAATCCTACCATGAAATCAAGTCTTGGTTTTTTAAGAAAAACCACTTGGGCGAGAGAGCATGTAGAGGACCTATATTTAGATATGTTAGATAAAAAAAAAGCAGAAGAAAAAACTAAGCCTAAAATGTAGTCGTATTTAGCAGCTACTTTGCACCTTTTTATTTTCTTGTTTTCTTATTATCGCTTAACCTTTACTTTATTAAAATAATACTATTCTAAAACAATTACAGATTATAGCCATTAGCCTAGAGAAATATAAGGAGGTTAAAGATTATAATGTCATTACTATTATTGCAGCTTAACATTGCGACACCAAAATACCCTCCTATTTATATGAAAATTATAAAACTAATAAAAATGTTGTTATTTACACTAATAACAATGATTAACATGTATTCCGCTCTTGCTCAAGATCAAAATATGACTAAAACCATAGACTCCCTTAAAGCCTTAGGCAAAACGACTTTAATACAAAAAGCGATTACTATTCTTGATACTAAATACCCAGAATTACAAATAGAATCTAAAGATTATAAAATTACCGCTTGGTCAAACAGTAAGGACATCTTAATTAATTTTCAAAGCCTAATACAATTTTCGCCTTTAGGTAATGAAACCACTTTTGATTACAATCTTATTGTTAATTTAATAACTAACGACGTCAATAATTTTGATCTCTTTGGCACTGACCGCTTCTATGTGCCAACAACAAAAGAACGTAAAACTATAAACAAAGTAAAAGAATTGGTCGACTTCCAATCTGACTTTATCAACGAAGTAAAAGAAACTGAAAAGACCTATCGCATATACAGTAGCAACGACTCCTATTTTTATAGCTACGAGATAGACAAAATAACTGGAGAGAAATTATTAGACACAGAGATACAGGGCAATTGGGAACCTGATCCTGACCTGGACGACCATAAATCAAATCCTGATCCATTATTAGAAATGGACTAAAAGCACTCCATTTGTAGTCAATTACAAAAAAGTAAGCAACTTTTATCCCTTTACTATTTTTACATTTAACGTTGGCGCTAATTAACATGTGACCACCTAAAACACATTACTGATGAAATATAAAATACAAGTACTATTAATTTCACTATTATATATTCCATGTATATACAGTCAAAACCCTTGTTTTGATGAAGAAACAATTAAAGTTTATAAAGAATCAAAAAAAGAAGACCATAAAGAATCTTTAGAATGGCTTTTTAAAGCCTCAAAAGTTAATCACGGTCATGCAATCCATCAACTAGGCCTGTATTATGTTCAAGGCAGTAATCTTGACTACAAAAAGGCATATGCCTATTTTGAGAAATCGGCATATCTTGGTATTCATAATTCTATGAGAAGTTTAGGTATTATGAATGAAGATGGTGAAGGTAGAGAAATTGATTTTGTTAAGGCTTATGCTTGGTATCGACTTGCTGGAGATTTTATACCAACACATTGGGATGAATGGTATATGCCAAGATCAAAAATAAGAATGTTTAAAAGTATGGCTCCAAAATTGGCAAATAAAATGACCGAAAAAGAAATCAGATCTGGAGACAAACTTTATAATAAAATCAAATCTAAAATTAATTGTAACTTTAATTCGTGGTTAGAAGAATCTGATTATTTTATTGAGAAAAAAAAACCTGAACAAGATATAAAAATACCTAATAGTCAATTACAAGAAATAATTGAACTAGCGTTAAACCTACCTGAATTACAGATGTATTATCATATTGATCAGGCACCTAAAAGACTACCTCTAAAAATTAAAGAGTTTGATAAGATTAATGAAAAAAACTTAAAGGGAATTAAAATGTTTGGAAAAAACATTCTCTTTTTAAAAGACAGAGAAATAAAAGAAAAAAGAATATCCGATTACATTACCGTGAGTAAATGGACTTATTCCAAAAACAAATTAAACCTTATATTAAAATATCCGATTGAAGGTATTATAATAATTTACAATTTAGAACGAAAAGATTTAGAATGGACCATTGTTTCTTCACAAATAAGAGAGTCGAAGTCTCAGTAAATAAAAAAACTATTTCAACTTCCTGTAAAATTAGTTGCTGTTTTTAGTTAATTTGTTAAAGTCCTCTTAGAGTTTCTAGCTGTCATTTACTTACTACACTAAAACAAGTAACCAATTTCACACCAAATATTGGGTGTTATTAAAAAAAATCACTTCTTTTAAATAAATAAATTGAAAGAACTTTATAATTTTAAATACAATGAAAAATATAATTTTATATCAAAAAAAAAGCATTAATATTCACGCTTCTTTCATTTTATTAGCTTTCATGGTTTTTCCCTTTCTTGGTCTAAATTTACTTATAGAAAAATCAAGTTATTCGAATACTTTTTTGAGAAGTGATATTACTTTTTACATCTCTAATTCTATACTTATTATTTTGACATTAGCTTTAATTATAAAAATATATTTAATTAAAATACCTATTCTCATTGTAGGTGAAAACGATTTCAAGGTCTCACAATTTGTTTCATTTATTAGTAGATATATAACGATTGGTAATTTATTTAAACTTTTAAGAAACAATTTGAGGTACAGAAAAATAGAATACACTGATATTATAATATTTGAAAAAATAAATAAATCTGGCGATGACATCATACAAGTCAAGTATACAACAAGGCACAAAATTGAAAGTTTTGATACAGGATTAAGTTTACTGAATAAATCTAGTATTGCAACATTCAAAAAAACTTTAAAAATAAAACAGACTGAATTAGAAAAGAATTTTAAGATTTATAATTTTTAAATAATTCAAGCAAATAAACTACACTCAGCGAATCCTATAAATAATACAGATCTTAGTGTTTAACAAAAAGCCACTGTGTACTTATAAAGTCTGCTGTTTTTTTTACTTTAGCTAACCGCTAAACTAAAATCCTACGGACTTTCCATTCCTAAACTAAAAAGAGGTAAACGGTGTAAGCAAACTGATAAAACCATAATTATACTTAGAATTCCAAACGTGTGCCATCTACCAAGCATTCTGTAGCGATTTTTAAAAGCATGTCTAATTTAGTTTAGTATTTATAATATTTTTCTCTCTTAAAAGTACATAACAACATAAAGTAATAAGTACTTTAGAATCCACACTCTTTGTTTGCTTTTAAACCTCCCCTATTTTCGATTAATCAGTTAGCAAAAACAGAGTCGTTTTGCTTTAATTGAAACTTGAGTTTGATTCTTTTTAAACTAACTTCGTTTAGCTTGTAATATCATTTATTACAGGGGCATAATATTCACTTTCCATTAGCCATAATTACAAAAAAAACAGAAACTTCATAAAACTAACCGAATACTAAATAGAGAAGACACAACAGAATACGTTTAATACTTTACTCTAGAAAACACAGAATTTTAAACTATTTTAGATCTTACTTTATTTTATTTAAAGTAAACTCATTTTTAAAGAAGAGCACCTCAAAAATTTATATGACATTGTTGGTATAAAAAAGAATGTATTTTTTACTTATTTTTAACAAAATATAAGTAGTATTGCTCTTGTTAATTATTTTACAGTCAAAATAAGCCGAAAAGGACTTTAAAAGGGAGTAAGCAAAATATTTTTAAATTAAGTAAAATGAAAAAAGTACTAATTACAATATGCTTAGGAGCACTATTTTTAACCTCTTGTGGTGGTGGAAATGACATGGCGTCTGATGCTAAAAAAATGGCTGATCTTACTTGCAAAATGACAAAAACAATGGCAGCGGATCCTACAAAAGCAAGTGAATTAACAAAGGAAATCACAGATTTTTCTTTAGAAACAACTAAGAAATACAACACTGCTGAAGATATCAAAGCTTTTGCTGAAGCTTTAGCAAAAGAAATGGAGAACTGTAAATAATTTAAAACATCTAAAGTTTTAGGTAATTTGTTCTTTACATACCAAGCTCTTCTGATTTAAGTCACAAGAGCTTGATATATTTAAATAAAACTACTAGTTTTATTTACTAAGTCTCACTCCCGAGACATCTATCACGCAAACCAGTCTAGAGACATCTACTCTCTGACCCGTTTTTTAAAAGCGTGTCTAATTTAGTTTAGTATTTTCACATATCTTTAAGTCTTACAAACATTTCAGTGACATTAATTGTCTTTAAATCCACACTATTTTCGTTTAATCAGTAAGCACAAGCCAAGTCACTGTATTTTAATTAAAAATTAACTCTGTTCATTTTTCAAACGAACTTAATTTAACTTAGAATATAATTTATTATTTGAGTATTATTTTGGCGTTACATTAAACGATCCAATAAAACTATCCCAAAAGCCCAATAATTTCAGTAAACTCTTTCGCTTCAGCGTAATCCAAAGCCGTCTTACCATCGTTATCTTTAACGGTAGTATCGGCATTATGCTCTAAAAGCAGTTTAACTATGTCGACTTTATTATATTGTGTAGCAAAGGTCAAGGCAGTGGTTCCGTTGGCATTGATTGCATTTAAATCGGCACCATTTTTAATTAAATATTGAGCAAATCCTACATTTCCTTTAAAACTAACACCAATCAGAGCAGTATTACCTGAGGCATCTTTGGCGTTAATAGGCGCATTATGTTCTATCAAAATTTTAGTTGCTGCTTCATTATCAAAATAACTCGCTAAAATTAAAGCTGTAAAACCGCGTTGATCTTTAGATTCTGCCAATTTAGGATTAGCATTTAACACTGCTTTTAAAGTGGCAGTATCTTTATTTTTTATACTTTCAAAAAGTGTATTTATGTCTTTCATTTTTTAAATTTTTCAATAAAAAAGGAATGGATTCTAAAAAATCCACTCCTTTTTATAATTATGTTTACTTGATATTGTTATATATCAAACCTATTAGCGTTCATCACTTTTGTCCAAGCTGCAACAAAATCTGTTACAAATCTTTCTTTATTATCGTCTTGTGCATACACTTCTGCATAAGAGCGCAATATAGAGTTAGAACCAAATACTAAATCTACACGAGTTGCTGTAAATTTAACAGCTCCAGTTTTACGATTTTTAATTTCATAAATACCGTTATCTATAGATTTCCATTCATAAATCATATCAGTAAGGTTTACAAAGAAATCGTTAGTTAAAGCCCCTTCATTTTCTGTTAGCACGCCATGTTTAGTCCCACTATAATTAGTACCCATAACACGCATTCCTCCAACTAAAACGGTCATTTCTACAGCTGTTAAGCCAAGCAATTGTGTTTTGTCTAATAACATTTCTTCTGGACTAACAACATATTCTTTTTTCTGATAATTTCTAAAACCATCTGCTAAAGGTTCTAAAGCTTCAAAAGACGCAACATCCGTCATATCTTGTGATGCATCACCTCTACCTGGAGTAAAAGGAACATTTACAGCCAAACCTGCATTTTTGATTGCCTTCTCGACACCAACATTACCTGCTAATACAATAGTATCCGCAAGACTAATTCCAAATGTTACAGCAATTGGCTCTAATACAGCTAATACCTTTTGTAATTGTGCTGGCTCATTACCTTCCCATTTATTTTGAGGCTCTAAACGTATACGTGCGCCATCAGCACCACCTCTAAAATCTGAGCCTCTATATGTTCTTGCACTATCCCAAGCTGTAGAGACTAATTCTGAAATAGTTAAATCTGTACTTTCAATTTTGCTTTTTACAGCATCAACATCATAATCCTTAGTTCCTTTAGGAATTGGATCTTGCCAAATTAAATCTTCTTGTGGCACATCTGGACCAAACCAACGGTCTTTTGGCCCCATATCACGATGCGTTAATTTAAACCAAGCACGAGCAAAAGTATCTGAAAACGCCTCAAAATCATCTTTAAAACGTAATGAAATCTCGTTATAAATAGGATCCATTCTCATGGCCATATCCGCATCAGTCATCATTGGATTTAACCTTGTTGTTAAATCTTCAACATCTACAGGTTTATCTTCATCTTTAATAGTTACAGGTTCCCACTGTGTAGCTCCTGCAGGACTTTTACGTAATTCCCACTCATGGTTATATAACATTTCGAAAAAACCATTATCCCATTTTGTTGGATGCGTTGTCCAAGCACCTTCTATACCACTAGTAACAGTATATCTTCCTTTACCTGATTTTGTTGGATTAGACCAACCTAAACCTTGCTCTTCCACTCCCGCACTTTCTGGCTCTGGCCCTAAAATACTGGCATCTCCATTTCCGTGTGCTTTACCAACAGTATGTCCACCTGCAGTTAAAGCGACAGTTTCTTCATCATTCATCGCCATACGCTTGAATGTTTCTCTAACTTGTAATGCTGTTTTTAAAGGATCTGATTTACCATTGACACCTTCTGGGTTAACGTAAATTAATCCCATTTGTACAGAGGCTAATGGATTTTCCATAGTTTCAGGATTCTCAACATTAGCATAACGCTCGTCACTAGGTGCTAACCATTCTTTTTCCGCTCCCCAATACACGTCTTTTTCTGGATGCCAAATATCTATACGTCCAAACGCAAAACCGTAAGTTTTTAACCCCATACTTTCGTAAGCAATTGTTCCTGCCAAAATAATTAAATCGGCCCAACTTACTTTATTTCCGTATTTTTTCTTAATTGGCCATAATAAACGTCTCGCCTTATCTAAACTGACATTATCTGGCCAAGAATTTAATGGCGCAAAACGCTGGTTACCTGTACCACCACCACCACGTCCGTCTGGTAATCTATATGATCCTGCTGCATGCCATGCCATTCTAATCATTAAGCCGCCATAGTGTCCCCAATCTGCAGGCCACCAATCTTGACTGTCTGTCATAAAATCGTGTACATCCTTCTTAAGACCTGCTACATCCAGTTTTTTTAATTCCTCATGGTAATCAAAATCAGCACCAAGTGGATTTGTTTTAGTGTCCTGTTGGTGTAAAATATCTAAATTTAGTGTGTTTGGCCACCAATCTGTGACTGTTTTCTCTGTAGTAGTAATTGCACCTTGCATAAAAGGGCACTTGCTTGCATCTCCGTTAGTAGTATGATCCATATAGTGTTTATTTTTGTGTTTATTTTTTTACAAAACTAGTTGTATATCCAATAAATTTAATACATATAAAATTGATTGTTACTATTTAATAATAGCTTTTACTTATCAACTTACATTTAACGATAGTTTAAAATGATATAATAAAGTTTAGCTAACCTTTATTGTTAAAGCTCTTTATTGTCTATTTTTACTTTTCATAAATAAAATCAAATAAAATGGCTAAAATAACATTAGGCGGTACACCTGTCGAAACAATAGGGAATCTTCCAGAAATTGGAGCACAAGCTCCTGACTTTACTTTAACTGCAAGTGATTTATCTACACATAAATTATCAGATTTTAAAGGTCAAAAGGTCGTTTTAAATATCTTTCCAAGTGTCGATACCGGCACGTGCGCTACCTCTGTACGTTCTTTTAATAAAGAAGCAGCAGAAATAAAAAACACTAAAGTATTATGTATCTCAAGAGATTTACCATTTGCACAAGCGCGTTTTTGTGGTGCAGAAGGTATTGATAATGTGGTAATGTTATCCGATTTTAAAACAGGACAATTTGGTAAAGACTACGGTTTAGAGTTTGCTTCAGGTCCTTTTGAAGGATTAGATTCTAGATGCGTTGTTGTCTTAGACGAAAATGGGGTTGTAAAATATACAGAACAAGTACAAGAAGTTGCTGATGAGCCAAATTATAAAGCGGCATTAGACGTATTATAAATGAGTAAAAAGGAACCTTTTATAATCAATCGTTTAAAAAGTGTAGGGTATGCCTTTAAAGGCATGCTCTTACTTTTAAAGACCGAAGCTAGTATAAAAATTCAATTTTGTATTGCTATCATCATGACCATTGGTGGTTTCTATTTCGAGATTTCTTCAACGGAATGGATTATGCAATGCTTTGCGATAGGACTAGTCATGAGCGTGGAAGGTGTTAATACTGCTATTGAAGCTATTGCGGATTTTATTCATCCAGAACATCACGAAAAAATTGGATTTATTAAAGACATTGCAGCAGGTGCTGTTTTTATTGCATCTATAGCCGCTTCTATTATTGGATGTATTATTTATATTCCAAAGGCATTTTAAACAATTATCCATTAGGATAAACGTTAACTATTTGTATTTTTACCCAAACTAAAACCCGATAATGGCGAAAGCAAAAAAACAAACGAAGCCCAAAAAGAAAGTCAGCATCAAAAAACCTGATTTTAAGCTATCTAGTCAACAAAAGCTAGTTCTTGGAAGCTTTTTGGTAATTTTAGGTCTTCTGTTTTTTATCGCTTTTTTATCTTATTTATTTACCGGAAAAATAGATCAAAGCACTTTAAGCGAATTTACTTCTAGAGAAGTAGAAACTAAAAATTGGTTAAGCAAGATTGGTGCTTGGATTAGCGATTTATTTGTACAACGCGGTTTTGGTGTTGCTGCTTTTATAATCTCTGGACTAACCTTTTTATCTGGCGTGTACGTATTAACAGACTTAAGTAAAGCT is drawn from Psychroserpens sp. NJDZ02 and contains these coding sequences:
- a CDS encoding diacylglycerol kinase encodes the protein MSKKEPFIINRLKSVGYAFKGMLLLLKTEASIKIQFCIAIIMTIGGFYFEISSTEWIMQCFAIGLVMSVEGVNTAIEAIADFIHPEHHEKIGFIKDIAAGAVFIASIAASIIGCIIYIPKAF